The following proteins come from a genomic window of Halorussus halophilus:
- a CDS encoding DUF4397 domain-containing protein, producing the protein MVKIDTRAKIGVLAVALLVVASFAGFGGSVATLATAQDTTEDGETTVGEETTVEGEETTVEGEETTVEGEETTAVGAEGDAQIRVAHMSPDAPAVEVRVDNQTLYQNVSYGEVSSYVATAAGEHSVTILTAENGSVVFEGNVSLSADTRYTVAAAGEVSENATQPFEPIVLEDASEAPGAGEASVRLVHVAPDAPAVDVTVNSTGAVLFDDVAFGDDTEYVTVPAGDYRIDVRNATEDDNGTVVGTFNISLAERSAYSGFASGYVSEDAPTNNSFRPFVVLDVTESENVTTVGNETTTVAETETAMPETETAMPGTETTAVVATETTELNETTV; encoded by the coding sequence ATGGTGAAAATAGATACACGTGCAAAAATCGGGGTGCTCGCCGTCGCACTCCTCGTCGTCGCCAGTTTCGCTGGCTTCGGCGGGTCGGTTGCGACGTTGGCGACGGCCCAAGACACGACAGAAGACGGAGAGACGACGGTCGGCGAAGAGACCACAGTCGAAGGTGAGGAAACCACAGTCGAAGGCGAAGAAACGACCGTCGAAGGAGAAGAGACGACGGCCGTAGGAGCGGAGGGCGACGCACAAATCCGCGTCGCGCACATGTCGCCCGACGCGCCAGCAGTGGAAGTTCGAGTCGATAATCAGACGCTGTACCAGAACGTCAGCTACGGCGAGGTGAGCAGTTACGTCGCCACTGCCGCAGGCGAGCATTCGGTCACCATCCTCACGGCCGAGAACGGCTCGGTCGTCTTCGAAGGGAACGTCTCGCTCTCGGCGGATACCCGATACACCGTCGCCGCCGCAGGCGAGGTGTCCGAGAACGCGACCCAACCGTTCGAGCCTATCGTCTTAGAAGACGCGTCCGAGGCACCGGGTGCCGGTGAAGCATCGGTCCGACTCGTCCACGTCGCGCCCGACGCTCCGGCCGTGGACGTGACCGTCAACTCGACCGGTGCCGTGCTGTTCGACGACGTGGCGTTCGGCGACGACACCGAGTACGTGACCGTTCCCGCTGGCGACTACAGAATCGACGTGCGGAACGCGACCGAGGACGACAACGGCACCGTCGTCGGGACGTTTAACATCAGTCTGGCAGAGCGGAGCGCCTACTCAGGATTCGCCTCTGGATACGTCTCCGAGGACGCGCCGACGAACAACTCCTTCCGGCCGTTCGTCGTCTTGGACGTGACCGAATCGGAGAACGTGACGACCGTGGGCAACGAGACCACGACCGTTGCGGAGACTGAGACGGCGATGCCGGAAACCGAGACGGCCATGCCGGGGACCGAAACGACCGCCGTCGTTGCCACCGAGACGACCGAACTGAACGAGACGACTGTCTGA
- a CDS encoding TraB/GumN family protein: protein MTDGVDLDADDGGEGSVQVVGTAHVSAESVERVEEVIEDERPDVVAVELDEGRYRQMQGEVADDLEASDLLDGNTVFQFIAYWMLSYVQARMGDQFDIEPGADMKAAVDVAERVGCGVALVDRDIQTTIQRFWARLTFVEKLRMVWELFLAMFGFGGGEEVDQATIEQMTDGDVVTAMMEEFRQFSPGGAEALIDERDAFIAHKLVALREAGHNVVAVVGAGHQAGIEEYLLNPQTLPPMEDLVGIESGSRFSVFKFFGYAIMVGFFAFFVLLFMAGVENAFLFKVFAAWFLFNGIFAFGLAKLAGARWTSAGVGGAIAWLTSVNPLLAPGWFAGYVELKYTSVNVGDIGKMNELLQNEELPIRDLFGRLLDVPLFRLIAIVAMTNVGSMIASFLFPFVILPILAPQIGGMDEITRLMMEGAQNSADLIIDTFTVLL, encoded by the coding sequence ATGACCGATGGAGTCGATTTAGACGCCGACGACGGGGGCGAGGGAAGCGTCCAAGTCGTCGGAACCGCCCACGTCTCTGCGGAGAGCGTCGAGCGGGTCGAGGAGGTCATCGAGGACGAGCGACCGGACGTGGTCGCGGTCGAACTCGACGAGGGTCGCTATCGCCAGATGCAGGGCGAGGTGGCCGACGACCTCGAAGCCTCAGACCTGTTGGACGGCAACACCGTCTTCCAATTTATCGCCTACTGGATGCTATCCTACGTGCAGGCCCGGATGGGCGACCAGTTCGACATCGAACCCGGCGCAGACATGAAGGCCGCCGTGGACGTGGCCGAGCGCGTCGGCTGTGGCGTCGCACTCGTAGACCGCGACATTCAGACGACGATTCAACGGTTCTGGGCACGGCTCACCTTCGTCGAGAAGTTACGGATGGTCTGGGAGTTATTTCTCGCCATGTTCGGCTTCGGCGGCGGCGAGGAGGTAGACCAAGCCACTATCGAACAGATGACCGACGGCGACGTGGTGACGGCGATGATGGAGGAGTTCCGCCAGTTCTCCCCCGGCGGCGCAGAAGCACTCATCGACGAACGAGACGCCTTCATCGCGCACAAACTCGTCGCGCTCCGCGAAGCAGGCCACAACGTCGTCGCGGTAGTCGGTGCAGGCCACCAAGCTGGCATCGAGGAGTACTTGCTGAATCCCCAGACGCTCCCGCCGATGGAGGACCTCGTCGGCATCGAGTCGGGGAGTCGCTTCTCGGTGTTCAAGTTCTTCGGCTACGCTATCATGGTCGGCTTCTTCGCCTTCTTCGTCCTGCTGTTCATGGCTGGCGTGGAGAACGCCTTCTTGTTCAAAGTGTTCGCTGCGTGGTTCCTGTTCAACGGCATCTTCGCGTTCGGACTCGCCAAACTCGCCGGAGCGCGCTGGACGAGCGCGGGCGTCGGCGGCGCTATCGCGTGGCTGACCAGCGTCAATCCGCTGCTCGCGCCGGGGTGGTTCGCAGGCTACGTCGAACTCAAATACACCTCCGTCAACGTCGGCGACATCGGGAAGATGAACGAACTGCTCCAGAACGAGGAGCTACCGATTCGTGACCTCTTCGGGCGTCTGCTCGACGTGCCGCTGTTCCGACTCATCGCCATCGTCGCCATGACGAACGTCGGGAGCATGATAGCGAGCTTCCTGTTCCCGTTCGTCATCCTGCCCATCCTAGCTCCGCAAATCGGCGGCATGGACGAGATTACGCGACTGATGATGGAAGGCGCGCAAAACAGTGCGGACCTTATCATCGACACATTCACAGTTCTCCTATGA
- a CDS encoding acyl-CoA thioesterase, translating to MTDVEAATLMDSYTEMTELLLPNDTNNLGRALGGAVLHWMDICGAIAAMRFSNHQCVTASMDHVDFISPIDLGEVAVVEAYVFATGRTSIDVKVDVRAEDPRSGEERQTTTSFFTFVALDEDGTPTPVPELECPTENQEALRDGARKQRLEQLSDVAERID from the coding sequence ATGACCGACGTAGAAGCCGCGACCCTGATGGATTCGTACACCGAGATGACCGAACTTCTCCTCCCGAACGACACCAACAACCTCGGGCGGGCACTCGGTGGCGCGGTTCTCCACTGGATGGACATCTGCGGGGCTATCGCGGCGATGCGGTTCTCGAACCACCAGTGTGTCACTGCTTCGATGGACCACGTAGACTTCATCAGCCCAATCGACCTCGGCGAAGTCGCCGTGGTCGAAGCGTACGTCTTCGCCACCGGCCGGACCAGCATCGACGTGAAGGTAGACGTGCGCGCGGAAGACCCACGGAGCGGCGAGGAACGCCAGACGACGACTTCCTTCTTCACGTTCGTCGCGCTGGACGAGGACGGCACGCCGACCCCGGTGCCGGAGTTGGAGTGTCCGACCGAGAATCAGGAAGCGCTCCGCGACGGTGCCCGAAAACAGCGACTCGAACAACTCTCGGACGTGGCCGAGCGAATCGACTAA
- a CDS encoding zinc metalloprotease gives MKIRFSGRELLDLALAWLALGVAFALVFGGGQQLFYQPALLTAILPITMATAGLGFLLHELAHKVTAIQFGQVAEFRADYGMLLFAIIGALAGFLFAAPGAVYHRGRSTARENGIIALAGPVTNVVLGALFVPALLVFSGDSLLATLAQTGVSINFLLAGFNMLPFGPLDGNTVKDWSFTVFLGAAIPCFGLAAWALLFLGLGF, from the coding sequence ATGAAAATCAGATTCAGCGGTCGTGAACTACTTGACCTCGCGCTCGCATGGTTGGCACTCGGCGTGGCGTTCGCGCTGGTGTTCGGTGGCGGCCAACAGTTGTTCTACCAGCCTGCACTGCTCACTGCCATCCTACCGATTACGATGGCGACTGCGGGACTCGGCTTCCTCCTGCACGAGTTGGCCCACAAGGTCACGGCAATCCAATTCGGACAGGTCGCCGAGTTCCGCGCCGACTACGGCATGCTCCTGTTCGCCATCATCGGCGCACTCGCTGGCTTCCTGTTCGCCGCGCCGGGCGCGGTGTACCACCGCGGGCGTTCGACTGCGCGCGAGAACGGCATCATCGCGTTGGCCGGACCGGTGACGAACGTCGTGCTCGGCGCCCTGTTCGTTCCCGCCTTGCTCGTGTTTTCGGGCGACTCGTTGCTCGCCACGCTCGCCCAGACGGGCGTCAGCATCAACTTCCTGCTCGCAGGGTTCAACATGCTGCCGTTCGGCCCGCTCGACGGCAACACCGTCAAGGACTGGAGTTTCACCGTCTTCCTCGGGGCCGCGATTCCCTGCTTCGGCCTCGCGGCGTGGGCGCTGTTGTTCCTCGGTCTGGGCTTCTAA
- a CDS encoding DUF4397 domain-containing protein has protein sequence MTAKDRNARVAGVGLAFLVVAAFVVGGGSAAIPSLSQETTAETTTGQEETTTMRFGETTTTDVSQGGDANVRIAHVSPDAPEVNVLVDGRAIARNIAFENVSEYLPVEPGSHTITVLRAANNVSLGNDTVSFEAERNYTVAVVGEFSDNGTTALRPLVLRDDAATPDADSVAVRFVHASPDIGPVDVTINETGRVLFDGATFGTGTPYRVLPAGDYEFEIRRATEENEGPVLAQFAVSFDGTGGYSTFLTGYDTVGDSPSDELLNLSSVVDIPPEDVAKESEVDGNETTENGTTVERETTENGTATESETTGETETTGETETTGQTQTTAGAETRAGS, from the coding sequence ATGACCGCCAAGGACCGAAACGCGCGAGTCGCCGGTGTCGGACTCGCGTTTCTCGTCGTCGCCGCATTCGTCGTCGGCGGCGGGTCTGCAGCTATTCCGTCGCTTTCGCAGGAGACGACGGCGGAAACGACCACGGGCCAGGAAGAGACGACGACGATGCGTTTCGGGGAGACGACGACTACCGACGTTTCGCAGGGTGGCGACGCGAACGTTCGCATCGCGCACGTCTCGCCAGACGCCCCCGAAGTGAACGTCCTCGTAGACGGCCGAGCAATCGCCCGAAACATCGCGTTCGAGAACGTGAGCGAGTACCTGCCAGTCGAACCCGGCTCCCACACGATTACAGTTCTCCGGGCGGCGAACAACGTGAGTTTAGGCAACGATACAGTCTCGTTCGAAGCCGAGCGAAACTACACCGTCGCGGTGGTCGGCGAGTTCTCGGACAACGGGACGACAGCGCTTCGACCGCTCGTCCTCCGTGACGACGCCGCGACACCCGACGCCGACTCGGTAGCGGTTCGGTTCGTCCACGCTTCGCCAGACATCGGCCCCGTGGACGTGACAATAAACGAGACTGGTAGAGTGCTGTTCGACGGCGCGACGTTCGGGACGGGAACGCCTTACCGTGTCCTTCCTGCGGGCGACTACGAGTTCGAAATCAGGCGTGCTACCGAGGAGAACGAAGGACCAGTGTTGGCGCAGTTCGCGGTCAGTTTTGACGGAACTGGCGGCTACTCGACGTTCCTGACTGGCTACGACACGGTCGGTGACAGTCCGTCGGACGAACTGCTGAATCTGAGTTCCGTCGTCGATATTCCGCCCGAGGACGTTGCGAAAGAGTCGGAAGTTGACGGGAACGAGACGACTGAGAACGGTACGACGGTGGAGCGCGAGACGACTGAGAACGGCACAGCGACGGAGAGCGAGACGACCGGCGAAACTGAGACGACCGGCGAAACTGAGACGACCGGCCAAACCCAGACGACTGCCGGAGCGGAAACCCGAGCAGGAAGTTAG
- a CDS encoding DUF4397 domain-containing protein has translation MFNTESSVSADDMGEKYEFLKRTTAMIFVLVVVGSLLVGANAPSDPANRANAQGTTSFVDTTETTFNDTVRENRTRNRSDRQQRRQRGTALVRFAHMAQNASAVDVYVDGRRLNQSNVLFGDLGYGNVTGYLRVPAGEHRVTVTAANDRSDRRFRGTITFARDGRFTLAATRRTNDGLRLQTFRDRIVRPGPGEASVRVVNLAQNAPAVSLRVTRPRDGQRQGNQSRRIVARRVASNQASQYQSVSARFYTIDVVQASDRSIVFASVNRSLERGTVYTVFVAGRGQGANTAEDSLDVFVNVDGVRSGGDGRFGTTVDGFYNGTTNGGFFGGTTEDGFFNGTTDGRFTATTEDGFFNDTTDGRFTDTATTDDGFFDGTTDGRFNDTTEDGFFNDTETVNSS, from the coding sequence GTGTTTAATACCGAATCGTCTGTCAGTGCAGACGACATGGGGGAGAAGTACGAGTTTCTGAAGCGGACGACGGCGATGATTTTCGTGCTGGTGGTCGTCGGGAGTCTACTCGTGGGAGCGAACGCCCCGAGTGACCCGGCGAACAGAGCAAATGCTCAAGGGACGACGTCGTTCGTAGACACGACAGAGACGACGTTCAACGATACGGTGCGGGAGAATCGAACTCGAAATCGAAGCGACCGACAGCAACGCCGACAGCGCGGGACGGCGCTCGTCAGATTCGCGCACATGGCTCAGAACGCCTCGGCAGTAGACGTGTACGTGGACGGTCGGCGATTGAACCAGTCGAACGTGCTGTTCGGGGACCTCGGCTACGGTAACGTGACCGGTTACCTCCGGGTTCCTGCGGGTGAACATCGAGTCACCGTCACGGCCGCTAACGACCGGAGCGACCGGCGGTTCCGGGGGACGATAACGTTCGCGCGCGACGGCCGGTTCACGCTCGCGGCGACTCGCCGGACCAACGACGGCCTACGACTGCAAACGTTCCGTGACCGCATCGTGCGACCCGGCCCGGGCGAAGCGTCAGTTCGAGTCGTCAACCTCGCGCAGAACGCGCCCGCGGTGTCGCTCCGCGTCACCCGTCCACGGGACGGCCAGCGACAAGGGAACCAGTCTCGTCGCATCGTCGCTCGGCGAGTCGCGTCGAATCAGGCCTCACAGTACCAGTCCGTCTCCGCTCGATTCTACACCATCGACGTAGTGCAGGCGAGCGATAGGAGCATCGTCTTCGCCAGCGTCAACCGGTCGCTCGAACGCGGCACGGTGTACACGGTGTTCGTCGCCGGACGCGGGCAGGGCGCAAATACCGCGGAAGACTCACTCGACGTGTTCGTCAACGTCGATGGCGTCCGCTCCGGTGGAGACGGACGGTTCGGCACGACTGTCGACGGGTTCTACAACGGGACGACGAACGGCGGGTTCTTCGGCGGCACGACCGAGGATGGCTTCTTCAACGGAACGACGGACGGCCGGTTCACCGCGACGACCGAGGATGGCTTCTTCAACGACACGACGGATGGCCGATTCACCGACACGGCGACCACGGATGACGGCTTCTTCGACGGGACGACGGACGGCCGATTCAACGACACGACCGAAGACGGGTTCTTCAACGACACGGAGACGGTGAATTCGAGCTAG